The Candidatus Desulfofervidus auxilii genome segment TCTTCACACCACATATCTTTGCGGCTTCAGAAACATTGCCTTTACATTGTCTTAAGACATAGCTTAAATATTGATGATAGAAATCTACCAATATTTGGCGTTTTGCCTTTTTGAGTGGTATACTCCATATCTCTTCAGTAGAACTCTCAGATTGTAAAGAGGTCATGGGATCAATCTCTGATGCCTGGATGTATTCTCCCTGACAGATAATCACTGCTCTCTCAATCACATTTTGTAACTCCCTTATATTGCCCGGCCAATCTCTTGTCATTAATTTTGACATAGCAGCTTGCGAAAATCCCTTAATAGACTTCTTATTTGCTTTTGCATACTTTTCCAGAAAATAGTGTGCCAAAATAGGGATATCTTCTCTCCTCTCCCTTAATGGAGGCAAGTGGATACTAATCACATTAAGTCGATAATACAGATCTTCTCTAAATCTTCCCTGTTTTACTAGTTCTAACAAATTCCTATTTGTGGCGGCAATGATACGTGTATCTGCCCTCTTATTCTTTGTGCTACCAACGGGGCGAAATTCACCATCTTGTAAAAAACGCAAAAGCTTTGTTTGCATAAGTAGGTTTAAATCACTTACCTCATCCAGAAAGAGTGTCCCACCATTAGCCTCTTCTACTAGTCCAATTTTATCTCTAATTGCCCCAGAAAAGGCACCTCTTACGTGTCCAAAAAACTCACTCTCAATCAAGGTTTCAGGGATGGCACTACAGTTTACAGGGACAAATGGTTTATCACTGCGCAGACTATGACGGTGCAAGGCTCTGGCTACAAGCTCTTTACCAGTACCACTTTCCCCACTAATAACTACTGTAGCTGATGTCTTTGCCACTTGGAGGATGTATCTGTAAATGGATTGCATAACCTTGCTTTTTCCTATAATAAAATCAACTTCCTTTTCCTTGGCCAATTCCTCTTTTAATGCCTTATTTTCCCTCTTTAACTTTTGCAAATCCATAGTCCTTTGGATAGTAAGAAGAATCTGCTCCGGTTTAAATGGTTTTGTAATAAAATCAATAGCCCCAATCTTCATGGCTTCTACAGCAGATTCTATTGTTCCGTAGGCAGTAATGATAATTACAGCAGTATCAGGCTCTATTTCCTTTATCTTCCTTAGAACCTCCATCCCACTCATACCTGGCATCTTCAAATCCAAAAGCACTAGATCAAAGTAGGTATCTTGAATAAGCCTTATTGCCCTCTTTGGTTCAGGGGTAACTGTTACCTCATAATCTGTCTTGCCTTCAATAATCCTTTTTAGCAAGGAAAGCATGTCTATCTCATCATCTATAATCAAGATTTTACCTAACATCTCCTTATTCCTCAGCTATGGGTAAACTAACAATAAATGTTACTCCTTTCTTTTGATTTTTACAAATAATTGTCCCACCATATTTTTTTACAATCCCATAGCTAATGGAAAGACCAAGGCCTGTCCCTTTTTCTTTGGTAGTAAAAAATGGGTCAAAAATCCTTTCTATTAATTCCTCTCTAATACCACAACCTGTATCCTGAAAGGATATCTCTACACACCTTGTATCTAGATTAAACTTTGTACTAATAAAAAGTCTCCCTTTGCTGTCCATGGCATCCATAGCATTTGTAATAAGGTTCAAAAATACCTGTTGCAGTTCCTGTTCATCCCCCCTTACTAGCGGTAAATTTTTGGCAAAGTCTGTGTGAAGTTCAATATTATTTACCTCTAATGTATGTTTGACAATGTTTAAAAGACCTTCCAAACTTTTATTTACATCTGCTATTTTATACCCATCATCCTTTGTCCGTGCAAAATTTAGTAAGTTTTCTACAATATTCTTACAGTGTAAGGCATGTTTTTCTATGGTCTTAAGGTCTTTATATGACTGTGATTCTTTGGGTGTATTTTCCATAAGTAGATTACAAAAACCAATAATGATCCCCAGTGGATTATTGATTTCATGAGCAACCCCTGCAGCCAATGTACCTATGGAAGCCAATTTTTCAGCATTTACCAATTGTTCCTCTGCCTGTTTAATCTCTGTGATATCCCTAGCAATACACAGAATCTCTTTAATATCTCCTAGATTAAGGGGCATAAACTTTGTATTTAACCAATATTTTTGACTATTTACCTCAATTGTATGTTCCATATTTACAGTTTGCCCACGGGAGAGTTGTTCTAGAACCCCTTTACTCTGCTGTTCTGACCAATGAAAAAGCATCCTAAAATCCATACCCAAAATTTCCTTATCTTTTGAGAAAAAGCTTAAAGTCGCCTTATTTGCAGAAATGAGTCTTCCATTTAAATCTAAGGTAAAGATCAAGTCATCTGCCCCCTCTATAAGGAGTCTGTATCTTTTTTCTGATTTTTTTAGAATTTCTGTTTTTCTGGCTACTTCTTCTTTTAATAGATTACTAAATCTTCTTTCAGAGATAAGCAAAAAAAGACCTACTAATAATAATGCAAAGATTACCGCACCCTGCAAAAAGAAGTGCCTAAGGTAAGCTCTATGGATAACAGCATTTACCTCCTGTTCTGGGGCACAAACAGCTACAGACCATATAGTTGATGTATAAGGTAGGTGTATAGGCGTATAGGCAACAAGTTTATTAAAGTATTTTTTTGTTTCTCCATGCCATAGGGAAGCATATTCTCCTGTACCTTCTTCTCCATTAAGCATCTTTTTCTGTAGTATATCTATCTTTTTAAAGGGAAAATATGGAGCTTCCTCATGCCTTGCCTTAAATGCATTCTTTCCTACAAATTTCTTGATAGGGTGAAAGATAAAATATCCATTTTGATCAATTACCCATGCATAGCCGGTCTTGCCAGAACGAATCTTATCTACATGGCCCTTTACCAATTTGTAGACATCTACCAAAAAGACTGCTATTTTATCTTCAGTTAAAGGACAAGCCAAAACCAAAATTTGATTTTTCTTTAGTGTCAAAAAATGCAAAAAGGGACCAGTTAGTCTTTTTTTCTGAAACAAAGAGGAAAGGTTCTTGATTAAGTCTCTTCCTGCACTTATCAATGTCTTACCATTTATATCTACTATCCCCACACTATCTATACCTTTTTCTTTTACACGTTCATAGACCCCCTCTAACAATGTTTTAGAAATAGGCATACCCTGTTGAACAATATATCTAATAGATATCAATTCCTGCATAGCATAATTTAGGCTATTCTCTATCTCATGCGCTGCTTGACGGGCCAAAATGAGTTGCTGTCCATTAAACTGCTCACTTACAATCCTCTTTAAATCCCTTGCAGAATACAGACCAAAAAAGAATGCAATTATAAGAACCACACAAATACACAAACCAACAATAACCAAGAAGCCTTTTCTACGCATTATAATTATTTTAACACAAATTAGTTTGGTCTAAAAGCTTTGCGTTTTTTCTCTATTTAATTCAAAAAATGTGCTAACAAAAAAGTGACATTGGTAAATTTTTTAATTTTGCAATGATAAAATTATCTCCCAGAACAATCTTGGACTTTGGGTTTACCTTTAGTCTTGTCTCCTTTTTGTAGACACTTAACAAAGGTGTGTCCACAAATGTTTGACGTCTGTCTATTGATTTGGTGTATTCTTATAACTTTTTAATTGGCACACTTTTTGAGTAAGTTCAAAAAGAAAAACAGGAGGAAATGTCAGATGATTAAGAAAGGATTTTTGATATTTCTGATTCTAATTTTTAGTGCAGTCACAGCCTATGCAGCAGAGGTAGCACAACAAACAACAGGAATGAATCCAGTATTGTTTTTCTTTATATTCCTTATTGTGTGCATAATCATAGGCATCTTCGCTGTGCTGGCAGGCGTTGGTGGGGGCGTTATATTCACACCAGTTATGATGGGATTTACCCCTATAGATTCATTTATTGTCAGGGCTACAGGGCTTTTTGTAGCCATGTCAGGTGCACTTGTAGCAGCAAGGCCATTTTTGAGAAGGGGTATTGCCAATATAAAGATCTTGTTTTGGTCAGCAGCACCTTATGCAGTTTGTTGTGTCATTGGTGCTCTGCTTGCAGGGTATGTGAAGGCTACCATGGGCATAAAGGGTGAGGCATTTGTCAGAGGTGCACTAGGTCTTCTTGTAATTGGGATAGGTCTTCTATTTATATTTGCAGGAAAGAGAATAGAGTATCCAGAAGTAAAGAATGTGGACAGCTTTACAGAAAGGATTGGACTTGCCATGGCCTATTGGGAAGAGTCACTAAAAACTGTAGTGGACTATAAGGTGAAAAATTCTCATATTGCACTTCTTCTCTTCTGTGGTACTGGTCTAATCTCTGGTTTTTTTGGACTTGGTGCAGGCTGGGCCATGGTTCCTGTATTTAATCTGGTAATGCTTGCACCACTAAAGGTAGCCGCTACATGCAGCAAGGTATTGATTGGAATAGGAGATACAGCAGCTATCTGGCCATATATTATGGGTGGGGGTATATTTCCACTCTTTGCTGTACCATGCATGATTGGTCTTATAGTTGGCACCCTTATAGGGGCAAAGATTATGCTTAAGGTAAAGGCTGGATTTGTTAGGTGGATAATCATAGTAATCATGTTCTTTGCAGGCATAAGGTTGATATTAAAAGCCATAAAATTATGGGGTATGGCATAGGAGGTGGATTATGGAAGAGAGACCAAAACCACCATTAGCAGGCATTGTCTATGGGGACTTTGCTTACTGGATAGCCATTGCTGGAATGATAATTGGTATCATTGGGATAGTCCTTTATCTTGGAGGGATACACCAATTTATAAATGCAAAATTCCTCTTGTCACAGCTTTGGTCAGGCAAGACCGCCCCTGAGATATGGAAGATGGCTACTGGAAAGATGGTCCATGGGCATTGGTATCTGCATAAACTCTCATATAGTGATGCAATCGCCATGCTTGGTGTAGGTATATGCTGTCTTTCAGCGGTTTTTGGAATGTGGGCAGCTTGCATAACAATGCTTACTAGTAAAGGGAAAATAGGGACTTTATTTTTCATTTTAGCAGCAACGGTTACAGTGATATTGACATTAAGTGCCTTGGGAATAATTTCACTTCGTCATTAGGAGGATAAGATGGAAGAAAAAAAACAAAAAATAATAGATTTTTTGAAGAGTATTGGAGGAAAAGGAGTGGCTACCCAAGCAGAGATTGCTAAAGGTACTGGGATAGACAGACGCATTGTCATGAAATTAATAAAGGAACTAGAAAAGGAAGGGAAGGTAACCAGTGGGGGCAGGGCGGCTGGTGTAGGAGGATATAAACTGGTTGACTCATAGAAAATGAGATTTTTTTAAAAAAATAATTGAGGAGGTATACAATGCTAAAGATTGAAAGACCTTTGCCTCATGGGGGAAGGCTAGTAGAAAGGGTTGTAAGAAATCCTGAGCTGGCAAAAAAGATGGCAAAAGGTTGTCCGGTTTATGATATTAAGCCCACGCTTCACTTTGAGACAGGTGTGCCTGTAAGAAATGTCTATAGGGAAATAATGTCTATATGCTATGGATTTTTTAGCCCTGTTGAGGGGTCTATGACACAGGCAGAGGTTGAGAGGATATTAAAGGAAAGGAGGCTTCTGAATGATTGGGTATTCCCTTATCCATTGGTCTTTGACATCAGTGAAGAGGACTACAAAAAGCTGGGTGTAACATCAGGGGATAGGGTGCTCCTTAGGCTTAAAGGAGAGCCCTTTGCCGTACTTGATGTTGAAGAGGTATGGAGGATTGATAACCCAGAAGAACTTGCCCATAAAACATTTGGTACACCTGAAGATAACCCAGAAGTTGTAAGACAACGATTTGATAAAAAACATCCAGGTTGGGTTATTTATAGGAGCCTTAACCCAGTGGTGCTTGCTGGAAAATATACAATAATAAATGAGCCTAAATTTAAGCCACCTTTTGATAGATTTTGGTATCCCCCTAGAAAATCAAGGGAGGAATATGATAAGAGGGGATGGAGAACTGTCATAAATCATCAGACAAGAAATGTCCCACATGTTGGTCATGAGTTCCTCATGAAGAATGCCGCTTATATGGGAGATATAGAGCCATGCCATGGTATACAGGTAAATGCCATAATTGGTGTTAAAAGGAGAGGAGATTATCCAGATGAGGCTATAGTTGAAGGTCATGAAATGTTACACCTTGCAGGTTATATAAAGCCAGAAAGGCACCTAGTAACAATATGCCTGTGGGATATGAGGTATGGGAACCCTCTTGAATCTATTTTGCATGGGATAATAAGGCAGAATATGGGTTGCACACATCATATGTTTGGAAGAGACCATGCAGCTGTCGGTGAGTACTATGATATGTATGCAACACAGATACTTTGGGGTAAGGGGATACCTAGCTTTGGATTTCCCGCACCCATTACAGATGTTCCATATGGCCTTCAGATAAGACCTCAGAATATGGCTGAGTTCTGGTACTGCCCTAAGTGTGGAGAGATTGCATACAGTGGAACTTGTAATCATACAAAAGAAAAACAAAAATTTAGCGGTAGTTTTGTAAGGGGCATGGTGGCAGAAGGTGTCTTTCCACCTAAGGTTATCTTTAGACCTGAAGTATATAAGGTGATTGTTAAATGGTGGAAAAAATTTGGTTATCCTTTCTGTAATGAAGAATATGTAAAGAAAAAGGAAAAAGAATTAGAAGTAGACTTACCACATATGGAAATTTAAAAAATCCAGTAAGGAGGGAAAAATGGCTCATTTTATTGCCATTCTTTTAGATGAAAAAAGGTTAGATGCATTAAAAGGGACTGGGCTTGAAGATAAAATTTCAGACCTCTTTGGAGGTGCACTAAAAGCTCTTAATATAGAGGTACCTGAGGATGCTGAGAAATGGATAATGGAAGCATTTACTTCATCTAGAATTGATACCAGAGGAGCGATTACGGATCTGCCTATAGCATTTAATAGGGTACTTTTTGAAGAGATTGTAAAACATAAATCTATTGGTAAAGAGGTATTTGATAGTGTCTTGGCTCGGGCTGATGAGATAAAAAAAGCAGCGGCAAAGGAGAGTTCATATCTACCTCCACCAGATGTAGACCTCTCTGATATAGAAAAGCTTCAAAAAAAGCCATATCAAACTGCTTAATAGTTATAAATCCCCTCAGTCTAAGCAGACTGAGGGGATTTTTGAACCTGATAAAAATGAACCTTTTGGTTATATCTCTTTCAGTATTATGCATATTTTCTTCAATTGCGCTTTCTCAACCACTGAAGATTGGAAAAACTCTATTTTATATAACTTTTATTGCAAAACCAAATAGACCTCAAACATATCATCTGTTTTTTTCTGATAAACCCCAAGTCAAAGGAAATGACCCCATTGTTGATGATGAGGATATAGAAGAACCTGATTTCCCTGAATACAGACGGGCAGGAGAAATAAAAAGACAAGGTCTAGATTTAGGTAAGGTCAGTGTTAAAGAAAAAACGAGTTTTGTCTTTGATGTTACTGGTTTTATCAATGATCATCCATCAAAATGCTATTTTTTGGCAGTAAAAAGAGAGGGAGCTGATTATTTTGTGCCCATGGAGACTTGGTTTAACAGAGAGGGAAAGGTTTCAGGCAAAACTAAAATTGTTTTTCAAACAGGTATTTTGGGTAGCTTCTTGGATCAGAAACTCCGTATTAAAGAAGATACCTTAGAATTTAGCGTTAGGAGTCCTGAAAAATGAAGCGTTTTTTTATTTTTTTGTTTATTATTACCTTTTTTGGGGTAAATTTGACCTATGGGTATAGAATCCAAATTTCTAAAGATACTTGGGCTGATTTTGCTATAAGGGGGCAGTTGTTTTATTTCAATTGGGATAAAAGAAGCGATGAGATAGATTATCGTCAAAATTATTTTGAAATGACAGAGGCAGAATTTTATGTTAAAGGTCAGATTAACAAATTGGTTCAATTCTTTACCCAATGGGAGTGTTATTACAAACCATATAAACTAAGTGGTAAAAAAAGGGAGGATAGCACTAAAGCTTTTATGAAAGAGACAGGTGTAAATCTTCTATTTTGTTCTGAGTTTAGGATAAGATTTGGCAGGCAGCGTATACCTGTTAGCAGATATCATCAAAGGTCTGATTATAAAAAACTCATTCCTACTGACTATTTTTATAGGTATGATATCCATAGCGTATTTAAAGGTAATGTCAATAAATACCTTAACACAAAAGAAACCTGTCTTCAAATTAGACATCCAGGCATTACGGTCTTTGGATACTTCTTTAATGGGATGCTTGAATATCACCTAGGTTTATTTAATCAGCCAAACAACAAGCCTCTTGGCGCAGATGAGGGTGGTTTTAAAGGTGTTAGACCCACATTAAGGCTTGTCTTTACTCCTGTTTGGTTGGGATATAAACCCGAAAAGTCCATTAAAGGGACAAGGGGAGATTCTTATCTTGGGAAAAAGGACGTATTTAATATTGGTATAGGATATTCTAGAGAAGAGATATGGGATGGTCTTGATAATGAGATGTTTGCTATTGATGGTTTTTGGGAGAAGAGATTTGGCAGTAAAAATAGATATGTCCCTATGTTACAATTTGGATACATTTACTCAAAAGAGACTCATAAAGTTGATGGTAAGTCAGAAGATAGTCAATTCTGGTGGATTGCAGGGCAATTCCTTTATAATAAATTTATTGGTTATGGAAGGCCTGCTATTGCAGTGAGATTTGAGCAGATGAACGCAGATAATGCTTATAATAATGAAGATGTTACCTATAATCGTGTCTCAATTTTTCTTAATTACTTCATCAAAGGATACTCTGCCTGGTTAGCAGTTGGTGTTGATCAGGTATGGTATACTAATGGTGCAAAAGATTACTGTTTAGCCCATGGCAAACAACGCAATATGACTGACTTCAGCACTTACTTTCAATTTAGATTCTAAAGAAATGAATTTCCCTCTTTTTATATTACCCTTGATATCCTTTATCATTGCTACTCTTACTTCACAGGCTGGGGTTTCAGGGGCATTTCTGCTTATGCCTGTTCAAATAAGCCTTTTGGGCATTACTTCTCCTATAGCAAGTGCTACCAATCCCAAACCCTTTAAATTATTTATAAGAAAAAAGAAAATACAGGTGGTTACTGAAATTCAAATTAAACAGATGTCTTTTAAAAATGTCACATTTTCTTTTGCTTATGAAGATTTTTCTTTTTCACCTATTGTTATCTTTTTACTTACTCTTTTTACTGGAACTATCTCTGGAGCTTATGGAATTGGGGGTGGGGCATTATTAGCCCCTATCCTTATTTCGGTATTTATGTTACCACCCTTACAGGCACATTTACTACTTCTATAATGGGTGTATGTTTTTACTACTTGTTAGGTTATCCACCCAATTGGAAAATTGCTATTTCAAGAACACAAAAATATATTCCTGAAAGAGTAATAAAAATCATACTTGCCTTTCTCATTTTTATCCCAGCAGCAAAGTATATTTTAAGGTTATAGCTTCCACCATTAAGAGATAATCTTTTGGTTTATACCTTCTATCAAAACTTTATTATAGCATACAAGATTTTTGGGAGGCTGTTTTAAAGAATAATTCTATTAAATGATGACCTGGCTTAACAAAGATACCTGATGTCTTAGCACTTTCTTCAGAAAATGGGCGAAAAGAAACATTGGATTTTCTTTCATAAAAAATAGCAAATGGCACTGGCATAGCAACATGTGTTCTTACTGAAATAGGAGTATAGTGATCAGTAGTAACGAGAATTTTTATATCTTTTTCTTTTGTTTCTCTTAATATTGTACCAACTACAAATTCATCAAATGCTTCAATTGATTCTATTTTTGCCTTTAAATTACCTTCATGACCTGCTTCATCTGGTGCTTCAACATGAACATAAACAAAATCTAACTTTTCTAATGCTGAAAGTGCATATTCTGCTTTTCCTTTATAATTTGTATCAAAATAACCTGTTGCCCCAGGTACATTTATTATTTTCAATCCTGCTAAGATACCAATACCTTTAATTAAATCTACCGCTGAAATTACTGCCCCTTTTAATCCAAATTTTTCTTCAAATTTAGGCATATCTGGTATTTCCCCCTGTCCCCAAGGCCATATACTATTAGCTGGCTTTAATCCTCTATTTATACGAGAAATGTTTATAGGATGTTTTTTTAAAATAAATCTTGCTTTACCCATTAAACTCCTTATTTCTTCTGGTAAAGAGAAGAAATAATCTGTAACATCCTTTTCTATAACATCATGCGGAGGTAATGTTTCAAATTCTTTTTTCCCTTTATACCAGATAAGAATATGCCTATAACTTACACCAGCAAAAAATTTAAATTTTTCATCATTTATACCTTCATTCAATGCTTCTATTAAAATCTTTGCCTCTTCTGATGAAATATGCTCAGCACTATAATCAGCCATAAAGAAACGACCTCTTTCTTCTGTCAATGTAACAAGATTACACCTAAAAATAATATCTTCTTTAGAAGCTTTTATACCAAGACTTGCTGCCTCTATCGGCCCTCTGCCTGTATGATAGATTTTAGGGTCAAATCCCATAAGCGTCATATTAGCAACATCACTGCCAGGTGGCATACCTTCTGGCACTGTTTCTACCAAACCTATTGAACCATGAGTGGCAATAAAATCCATGTTTGGTGTCTTAGCAGCCATTAAAGGGGTCTTCCTATTTAAAACATCTATAGGATAATCTCCCATTCCATCACCAACAAGAAAGACAAATTTCATTATTCAATCCTTAATTCGTCTTCAATACGAATAAAAATAGGTTTTGCTTTTACTACTTCAAGTTTTTCTATTTCCTTTAATGCTTTTTTCACATTTGCCTCCTTTGCCTCATGGGTAAGCATAACAATAGGCACTTTACCATTTATTTCTCTACCTTTTTGCACTACTGAAGAAATACTTATATCATTATTACCTAATACACCAGAAATCTTTGAAAGTACACCAGGTTTATCTACTGCAAAAAAACGGAAATAGTATTTACAAATAATTTCATCCATAGAAATAATTGGCTTTTTTTCTCTTTCACTAGGGAGAAAAGAAAGAGATGGAACTCTTTGGCTAATACCTTTAATTATATTTCTTGCTAAATCAACTACATCACTTACTACAGCACTACCTGCTGGCATCATACCTGCCCCTAAACCATAAAAAAGCACATTGCCTACTGCATCACCCTTTACTAAAAGGGCATTATAAGCCCAATTAACATTGGCAAGAGGGTGCTCTATAGGAATCATTGTAGGATGTACTCTTGCTTCAATACCATTATCATTATATCGAGAAATAGCCAAAAGTTTTATGCAATAACCAAATTCTTTAGCAAACTCAATATCAAGTGGTTCAATGTTTGTTATTCCTTCAATATAAACTTTATCAAATGTTATAGGCATTCCATAGGCTAATGCAATAAGAATAGCAAGTTTATGAGCACTATCAATGCCTTCAACATCAAAAAAAGGATCTGCTTCAGCATAACCTCTTTTTTGAGCCTCTTTTAAAGCCTTATCAAAGGGAATACATTCCTTTGTCATTTTAGTTAAAATAAAATTGGCTGTGCCATTTAATATACCAAACAAACAAAGAATCTTATTTCCAGCAAGCCCCTCCTTTATCCCCTTTATTAAAGGGATACCACCTCCAACACTTGCTTCAAAAGCTACATCTACACCATAATGAGCTGCTAAAGAAAAAATTTCTTCTCCATGAACAGCTAACAAAGCCTTATTAGCTGTAACAACATGTTTTTTCTGTTTAATAGCATTTAAAATAAATGTCTTTGCTGGCTCATAACCACCAATAAGTTCAATAACAATATGAATTTCAGGATCATTTACAATATCATTTGCATCTTCTGTCAGAATAATGCCAGCCAAATCAACAGGTCTAGGACGTTTCAAATCTTTATCTGCTATTTTTTTCAATACCAAAGGCACACCAACTTGTTTTAATAATAAATCCTTATTTTCAATAAGGATTTTTGCTACACCTGTACCAACTGTACCAAGACCAATAAGTCCAATGTTGATAGCATCCATCTATCCCCTCTCAAGAAATCTTCTTATACCTCTTATAGCTTGACGAATCCTGTGAGGATTTTCTACTAAAGCAAAACGCACATATTCATCTCCATATTCACCAAAACCAATACCTGGTGAGACAGCTACTTTTGCCTCTCGAATAAGTCTTAAAGAAAATTCTACTGAACCTAAATGTCTAAACTTTTCAGGTATTTTAGCCCAAACAAACATAGTAGCTTTTGGTTTTTCTACTGACCAACCAATCCGATTTAAACCCTCTACTAAAACATCTCTTCTTTCTTTATAAATTTGTACAGTTTGTTGAACACATTCTTGAGAACCATTTAAAGCAATAATAGAGGCAATTTGAATTGGTTGAAATATACCATAGTCTAAATAACTTTTTATGCGAGTAAGTGCACTTATAATTTTTGCATTACCTACACAATAACCTACACGCCAACCAGGCATATTATAACTTTTGGACATAGAAAAAAATTCAACACCAACATCCTTTGCCCCTTTTGCTTGAAGAAAACTTGGTGCTACATAACCATCATAAACAAGATCAGCATAAGCAAAATCATGAATTATCCAAATCTTATTTTCTTTAGCAAAATCAACAATTTTTTGAAAAAATTCAAGGTCTACTACTTTTGTTGTAGGATTGTGTGGAAAAGAAATAACTAATAACTTTGGACGTGGCCATGCTTTCTTAACTGCCTTTATAAGCTCTTCAAAAAAATCACAGTTTTCAATAAGAGGTACACTATGAACATCTGCATTAGCAATAACAATGCCATAACTATGAATAGGATAGGTAGGATTGGGAACTAAAGCTGAATCGCCAGGGCCAAGCATAACAAGCATTAGATGAGCAAATCCTTCTTTACTACCAATAGTTACTACTGCTTCTGTTTCAGGATCAATATCTACATCAAACCTTCTTTTATACCAGTTAGCAATAGCTTCACGCAGTTTTCTAATACCACGAGAAGCAGAATAACGATGATTATGTGGTTTTTGCGCTGCTTCAATCAATTTATCTACAATATGACGAGGTGTAGGGAGATCTGGATTGCCCATACCTAAATCAATAATATCCTCTCCCCGCCTTCTTGCTTCCATCTTTAAATTATTTACTTCTGCAAAGACATAAGGAGGCAATCTTTTAATTCTGGGAAAGACTTCTTCCAAATCATTCATATTATCACCTCACCTCTGCTCCAGATTTAATATCACCATCTATTGTTGTTAAAACCATATTTTCACCATCTGATGCAGCTAAAATCATTCCTTCTGAAATTACTCCACGCAATTTAGCAGGTTTTAAATTTACAACTATTAATACTTTTTTACCAATTAAATCCTGTGGTTTATAAAATTTAGCAATACCTGCTACAACAGTGCGTTTTTCTCCACCTAAATCAACCCTTAATTTCAATAATTTTTCTGTATTAGGCAATCTTTCTGCTTCAATTATCTCACCTACACGAATATCTAT includes the following:
- the alaC gene encoding alanine transaminase → MNDLEEVFPRIKRLPPYVFAEVNNLKMEARRRGEDIIDLGMGNPDLPTPRHIVDKLIEAAQKPHNHRYSASRGIRKLREAIANWYKRRFDVDIDPETEAVVTIGSKEGFAHLMLVMLGPGDSALVPNPTYPIHSYGIVIANADVHSVPLIENCDFFEELIKAVKKAWPRPKLLVISFPHNPTTKVVDLEFFQKIVDFAKENKIWIIHDFAYADLVYDGYVAPSFLQAKGAKDVGVEFFSMSKSYNMPGWRVGYCVGNAKIISALTRIKSYLDYGIFQPIQIASIIALNGSQECVQQTVQIYKERRDVLVEGLNRIGWSVEKPKATMFVWAKIPEKFRHLGSVEFSLRLIREAKVAVSPGIGFGEYGDEYVRFALVENPHRIRQAIRGIRRFLERG
- a CDS encoding homoserine dehydrogenase, with the translated sequence MDAINIGLIGLGTVGTGVAKILIENKDLLLKQVGVPLVLKKIADKDLKRPRPVDLAGIILTEDANDIVNDPEIHIVIELIGGYEPAKTFILNAIKQKKHVVTANKALLAVHGEEIFSLAAHYGVDVAFEASVGGGIPLIKGIKEGLAGNKILCLFGILNGTANFILTKMTKECIPFDKALKEAQKRGYAEADPFFDVEGIDSAHKLAILIALAYGMPITFDKVYIEGITNIEPLDIEFAKEFGYCIKLLAISRYNDNGIEARVHPTMIPIEHPLANVNWAYNALLVKGDAVGNVLFYGLGAGMMPAGSAVVSDVVDLARNIIKGISQRVPSLSFLPSEREKKPIISMDEIICKYYFRFFAVDKPGVLSKISGVLGNNDISISSVVQKGREINGKVPIVMLTHEAKEANVKKALKEIEKLEVVKAKPIFIRIEDELRIE
- a CDS encoding cofactor-independent phosphoglycerate mutase, with translation MKFVFLVGDGMGDYPIDVLNRKTPLMAAKTPNMDFIATHGSIGLVETVPEGMPPGSDVANMTLMGFDPKIYHTGRGPIEAASLGIKASKEDIIFRCNLVTLTEERGRFFMADYSAEHISSEEAKILIEALNEGINDEKFKFFAGVSYRHILIWYKGKKEFETLPPHDVIEKDVTDYFFSLPEEIRSLMGKARFILKKHPINISRINRGLKPANSIWPWGQGEIPDMPKFEEKFGLKGAVISAVDLIKGIGILAGLKIINVPGATGYFDTNYKGKAEYALSALEKLDFVYVHVEAPDEAGHEGNLKAKIESIEAFDEFVVGTILRETKEKDIKILVTTDHYTPISVRTHVAMPVPFAIFYERKSNVSFRPFSEESAKTSGIFVKPGHHLIELFFKTASQKSCML